The Peribacillus simplex genome contains the following window.
GCTACCTTGCCCGGCATTGCACGCAGCCAAATATCCATTGATGTGCTGACCCATGCCGTGACCATTTCTGCAAAACATGTTGATAGGCAGCATAAAACGCAAGGAATGTTTCAAAAAGAAGCTTCAGCCGGTACATTTTCAAGAACTATTTCCTTTCCAAAACCGATTGATGAAGCAAAAGTCACCGCACGACATCGCGATGGCATCCTCACGCTTCACCTGCCCAAAATTAGAGGGAATCGGATTGAAATCAATTAGGCAAAAATTAAAAGCAGACTTAAATAAGTGGCTGGGTCACTTGTAAGTCTGCTTTTCCTTTATTCACCATCTAAACTTTGAAGAAGCCCCCTACTCCTTTGACCATTGACGAAACTTGAGAAACTGTATTCATCATTTGTCCAGCTGTATTCATCATTTTCGTTATATCCATGGAACCATCTTGTGTTTTGAATTGATTCATGACCGATTTGATACCAGATGGCTGGGGTTTTTGCATGAACTGTTGCTTTGGATAGGGATTATGAGCCTGCTGCTGACCTTGCGGGGGTCGTTTAGCTGGCTGCAACGGATTATCGAACGGACTAAAAGCCTGCGGCTGCAGCTGCTGATTGGACTGAATCGGCTGCATTTGTGGCATTTGCATTGGCTGCATTTGTGGCATTTGCATTGGCTGCATTTGCGGCATTGGCTGCATTACACTGTTACTCGGATAAGCTCCAACAGGCATCGCCTGCTGCTGAATTTGTTGGAATGGATGATAGGCCGCCTGCTGATAAGGATCATGATATGGCGTCATATAGCCCCCTGTATCCTGGGTATGATATGGATACATTAATGGCCGTTCAAGATTATGATTATTTTGCAGAGGATACTGTATTGGCTGCTGGTACCCTCCCCAATATTCCGGCATTGATTGAGGATACTGTCCTTGATTTGGGGAGACTTGGTTAAAACCGGATCTCATCATGTTCAATGAGCCCTCCTCTTTTTTCATTACATGGTTCTGATAATATATGAAAAAAGAGGAAATAAAGTGTAGGTGTTTTTATGATAAAATCCGATCGATCTCCGCTTTTACATTATGAAGGATAAATTCGACTGATTGGACATGACTTTTAAATCGCTTGTAACTGGTTTTAGGAAAGAATGCCTGAACGGCCACATCAGAAAGGTTATGAGCGGTTTGTTCGATTTGCTCGGGGAAAAGATGCTTAAACTCGGTTTCTTTCATCCACTCCTTCATTCCGTTTTCCCAATCGATGCATGAGGACCTGACCTGATCAGCAAACGGCTTGACTTCCGAAAAGAAATCCTTTTCCTTTTCTTCTTTGCGTACATCCTCATAGATATCATCCGCTTGGACCGTATATTTTATTAATTGTTCGGTTAATAGCTGCAGTTTCTCTTTTTGCACAATATATTCCTCCGCACATTTGTTTCCTCTTAGTATAATCCAGTTCTTTATAAAAGGAAATTCTATCGGCTTATACGTGCAATTCGGTGAAAACCTTGTGCTTTATAATTGGTTTTTCCAGAACAATGGAAAAGGAATGGTTTACACCTTCAGCATTCACCCAATAATCCTCGGCATTCTCAATGGCTTCCTGGACATTGTTAACCAATGTATATTGCTCTGCCCAAAGTTTGCACCTCACTGTATTTACAGTTTCCCCATATGAAATTTCCAAACGATCCAGGCTGGTACTGATCTCAGCTATCATCCTTAATATTTCCTCTGTTGAGACACTTTTATTGACCATGCTGATCCCTCCATTCTATACGTGTACTATTCTTTTTTTTAGTAGAAAGCCCTTCAAGGTTGACAAAACTAGAAGGGAATCGGCAAAGAAAGTGCTATTCACTTAATTTATTATGCCCTTCGACAACAATGGCAGAATGAAGAATGGAGTTTTAAACAAAAATACAGACAGGAGGTGATTTTATGCAGTCGAATGAAAGCAGACAGCAAGAAAACGAAAAACGACAAAAGCCGCCTACTAAAAAGGCAGGAACGGGAAACCCGAAACTTAGTGGGGAAAACCGCCCCTCAACGTAAGGCATCAATACCTGTACAATTAACAGGGAAGGCATAATCGACGCCTTCCCTGTTTCCTTTTAAAAAAACCACTTTTTGATCATTGCAGCGGTGTGCAGCTGCTTTTGTTTATGGTCATACCAATCGGTCAATTCCGGGTTTTCCTCCCATTTGGGTTCAATAAACCAATCTTTTTTAATCCTTTTATTCACATCCCATTGCACTGTCCCCCCTGCTTGATGATGAATCAATGGATAAACTCCCCTCAGCATCGGGGTTTCATGGTACCTAGGCTTTTTTCGATATTGTTCGTAATCAAATCTAGCCCCGGTTGGTTCAGTCCTGCAGGAAAATTCATAAAATAACGGAAACAAATCTTCAGAAAATAAAAGGCCGGCCAACCTTTTCCCCAATTCAATCCTTTTATCGATATTTCTAAAATTCGAAACGGACGAACCATACAGCTTACCATTGCAGGTAGGAAATAATACAGTGCTAAAATGCATCCAGTCCTGCAGGAAAAATAATATAGAATGAAAAACGAAAGTTTGCTTTTTAATAACAGGCTTTTCAATGACGTTTTGTTCATTTATTATAAGCGCAGTGACTAACTTTTCACGATTTCCATGTTTCCAAAAGGAATACCATTCGTTCGTCATGAATTCAGTAATAAAAAAATAATGACATAAATGAAACATTGGACGCCCATACTTCGTCGAATAATGATAGAGAAGCAATTGAGGATACGCATCCTGGAATATTCTCCAATTGGCTTCTTCATAAGTTAGGAATAGGTGATGCCTGTATTTAAGGCTAAGCAAATGGGAATACCATATTCCTTCAAGGTCACACATATTCCAGCCTGCATTTCTAGAAACCATCCCGGCTAAAAAAGACCATTGTATTTCTGGGTGGTTTCTGAAAAATTGTTCATATGCCTTTGTTCTTGATATATTATCCCTATTCCCTTTCGCGGTTTGGACTTTTATGGAATGGAGCATTTGCTTTTCCGTATTCAACACTTGCATCTATATGTCCATCCTTTCCATAGCGATTAATTGTGACATTTAGTTGTACATAAATTCTATCGTTCAAAGAAACAATTCTTTTTATTCACATATTGGATTCTTTTTTTGCTAATATAGATAAGTGAAAAAAAGGAGGGGTAAAAGTGGCATTTCATTATCCCAATGGACGAAGATTTGTACCGCAGGCTTTGGAAGAAAAGAAAAGCCCACTAAAAAAAATCAGTTATAGCAACCGGGGAAAAACATTGGAAGACGATTTGAACGAAACCAATCAGTTTTATTTAGCACACGGCATTGCCGTCATTCATAAAAAACCGACGCCCATTCAAATTGTTGATGTCCATTACCCGAAGAGAAGTGCTGCAGTCATTAAAGAAGCCTACTTCAAACAAGCATCGACCACCGATTACAATGGTGTTTATAAAGGAAAGTACATTGATTTTGAGGCAAAGGAAACGAAAAACAGCAGTTCGTTCCCTCTGAAAAATTTTCATGACCATCAAATTGAACATATGAAACACATCGTTCAGCATGACGGAATTGCATTTGTCATCATCCGGTTTTCCGCAATGGATGATATATATCTAATGGGTTCTGAACAACTTAGTTTTTATTGGAAGAGAATGAAAGACGGCGGACGCAAATCTATAACTCTTCAAGAAGTTGAAAGCTGTTCACGAAAGATTACTCTTGGCTTTCAACCGAGAATTGACTATATTAAAGTAGTAGATTCGCTCATCTCAGAAAATTTTTAGTTTTTTTAGAAAGGCAGGTTAGCTGTAATGGCTGAAAAATATAATACTAGAGAAGAACGCCGAAAGCAGGGGCAGACACAAAAAAAGGAACCGAACAAAGGTCCTAAGAAGCCAACCAATATGCTTAAGCGCATTTTCCTTATACTT
Protein-coding sequences here:
- a CDS encoding Hsp20/alpha crystallin family protein, whose amino-acid sequence is MTSSEKNNNRNRIEPFTHFINKMDRLFSERPPKGMLQSLDDFFGSTKERSFPVDVHETNSEYTLTATLPGIARSQISIDVLTHAVTISAKHVDRQHKTQGMFQKEASAGTFSRTISFPKPIDEAKVTARHRDGILTLHLPKIRGNRIEIN
- a CDS encoding DUF2515 family protein — protein: MQVLNTEKQMLHSIKVQTAKGNRDNISRTKAYEQFFRNHPEIQWSFLAGMVSRNAGWNMCDLEGIWYSHLLSLKYRHHLFLTYEEANWRIFQDAYPQLLLYHYSTKYGRPMFHLCHYFFITEFMTNEWYSFWKHGNREKLVTALIINEQNVIEKPVIKKQTFVFHSILFFLQDWMHFSTVLFPTCNGKLYGSSVSNFRNIDKRIELGKRLAGLLFSEDLFPLFYEFSCRTEPTGARFDYEQYRKKPRYHETPMLRGVYPLIHHQAGGTVQWDVNKRIKKDWFIEPKWEENPELTDWYDHKQKQLHTAAMIKKWFF
- a CDS encoding YppE family protein, translating into MQKEKLQLLTEQLIKYTVQADDIYEDVRKEEKEKDFFSEVKPFADQVRSSCIDWENGMKEWMKETEFKHLFPEQIEQTAHNLSDVAVQAFFPKTSYKRFKSHVQSVEFILHNVKAEIDRILS
- the recU gene encoding Holliday junction resolvase RecU translates to MAFHYPNGRRFVPQALEEKKSPLKKISYSNRGKTLEDDLNETNQFYLAHGIAVIHKKPTPIQIVDVHYPKRSAAVIKEAYFKQASTTDYNGVYKGKYIDFEAKETKNSSSFPLKNFHDHQIEHMKHIVQHDGIAFVIIRFSAMDDIYLMGSEQLSFYWKRMKDGGRKSITLQEVESCSRKITLGFQPRIDYIKVVDSLISENF
- a CDS encoding YppG family protein, with product MTPYHDPYQQAAYHPFQQIQQQAMPVGAYPSNSVMQPMPQMQPMQMPQMQPMQMPQMQPIQSNQQLQPQAFSPFDNPLQPAKRPPQGQQQAHNPYPKQQFMQKPQPSGIKSVMNQFKTQDGSMDITKMMNTAGQMMNTVSQVSSMVKGVGGFFKV